In Dioscorea cayenensis subsp. rotundata cultivar TDr96_F1 chromosome 9, TDr96_F1_v2_PseudoChromosome.rev07_lg8_w22 25.fasta, whole genome shotgun sequence, a genomic segment contains:
- the LOC120268854 gene encoding probable sugar phosphate/phosphate translocator At5g05820, producing the protein MGGPPAAPQLSGRFFTIGLVASWYSSNIGVLLLNKYLLSNYGFKYPIFLTMCHMTACSLFSYVAIAWLRVVPMQTVRSRIQLFKISALSLVFCGSVVSGNVSLRYLPVSFNQAVGATTPFFTAVFAYLMTVKREAWITYITLIPVVTGVVIASGGEPSFHLFGFIVCVAATAARALKSVLQGILLSSEGEKLNSMNLLLYMAPIAVVLLLPATLIMEENVVGITLALAREDIKIVWYLLFNSALAYFVNLTNFLVTKHTSALTLQVLGNAKGAVAVVVSILIFKNPVSVTGMLGYSMTVIGVILYSEAKKRNK; encoded by the exons ATGGGCGGCCCGCCGGCGGCGCCGCAGCTCAGCGGCCGGTTCTTCACCATCGGGCTCGTCGCCTCCTGGTACTCCTCCAACATCGGCGTGCTCCTCCTTAACAAGTACTTGCTCAGCAATTATGGCTTCAAGTACCCGATCTTCCTCACCATGTGCCATATGACCGCCTGCTCGTTGTTCAGCTATGTAGCCATCGCCTGGCTCCGCGTTGTGCCCATGCAGACCGTGCGCTCGCGGATCCAGCTTTTCAAGATCTCCGCTCTCAGCCTCGTCTTCTGTGGATCCGTCGTTAGTGGGAATGTCTCGCTTAGGTACTTGCCCGTCTCGTTTAACCAGGCTGTTGGCGCCACCACGCCCTTTTTCACGGCTGTCTTCGCTTATCTCATGACTGTCAAGCGGGAGGCTTGGATCACGTATATTACCCTCATTCCTGTCGTCACCGGCGTCGTCATCGCCAGTGGG GGGGAACCGAGTTTTCATTTGTTTGGGTTTATTGTGTGTGTTGCTGCTACTGCTGCAAGGGCACTCAAGTCTGTGTTGCAGGGAATTTTGTTATCTTCTGAGGG GGAAAAGCTCAATTCTATGAATCTCCTGCTGTACATGGCTCCAATAGCAGTGGTTCTCTTACTTCCTGCAACACTGATTATGGAGGAAAATGTTGTTGGTATCACACTTGCTCTTGCTAGAGAAGACATCAAAATTGTTTGGTACCTACTTTTTAATTCTGCTCTGGCATATTTTGTGAATTTGACCAACTTCTTGGTCACTAAACACACGAGTGCATTGACTCTCCAG GTTCTGGGGAACGCAAAAGGCGCTGTGGCTGTTGTGGTATCAATTCTTATATTCAAGAACCCTGTATCTGTAACTGGAATGCTTGGTTACAGTATGACAGTCATAGGAGTCATTCTTTACAGTGAAGCGAAGAAACGCAACAAATGA
- the LOC120268856 gene encoding 40S ribosomal protein S23: MGKTRGMGAGRKLKTHRRNQRWADKAYKKSHLGNEWKKPFAGSSHAKGIVLEKIGIEAKQPNSAIRKCARVQLIKNGKKIAAFVPNDGCLNYIEENDEVLIAGFGRKGHAVGDIPGVRFKVVKVSGVSLLALFKEKKEKPRS, encoded by the exons ATGGG GAAGACCAGGGGTATGGGAGCTGGGCGCAAGCTCAAGACCCACCGAAGAAACCAAAGGTGGGCTGATAAAGCATACAAGAAAAGTCACCTTGGTAACGAATGGAAGAAGCCCTTTGCTGGTTCTTCCCATGCTAAGGGCATAGTTCTTGAAAAAAT AGGCATTGAGGCAAAGCAGCCTAACTCTGCCATTCGTAAGTGTGCCCGAGTTCAGTTGATCAAGAATGGAAAAAAGAttgctgcctttgtgcccaatGATGGTTGCTTAAACTACATTGAGGAAAAT GATGAAGTGTTGATTGCCGGGTTCGGTCGGAAGGGCCATGCCGTGGGAGATATTCCTGGAGTCAGGTTCAAGGTTGTGAAGGTCTCCGGTGTGTCTTTGCTGGCCCTTTTTaaggagaagaaagagaaacCTAGGTCTTAA
- the LOC120268853 gene encoding pentatricopeptide repeat-containing protein At3g09650, chloroplastic produces MMMMMMHHLPSIPSSILPSSSSFKPLNSSSSSSIPITTNNNNNNITESQLLSLLRQNKTDEAYSAYLRCTHLPGSIPLSRLLAQLSYQPSPSSLSRALSIVRRLRSSNQLHRLDSNSLGLLAVASSRSGNLRFALSLIHFILRSGFLPHVKAWSAVAARLASSPDDGPSSALRLFDSILHRLRSLPSPLSSDSLPDTAAFNAALNAAANLGDIPKFLNLFDEMPHFSARPDILTHNILIKLCARAERRDLLPLVLIRIIRSKLVPCITTLHSLVAAYVGLGDLNTAELLVQAMRDGRADIPAILSSASHAHNLFDEFPGETHRHLEKLVMNFEHKDDDGDDPPLMPKTYKPDSRIYTTLMKGYMNKGHVDDVVRMITAMQRENDPASHPDHVTYTTVISALMKAGEMDRARKVLDEMSIAGVPANRVTYNVLLKGYCQKLQLDKAKELAKEMLERKGLEPNVVSYNILIDGCILLDDSAGALAYFNEMRERGIAPSKVSYTTLMKAFALSGQPKLAHQVFDEMAKDKRVKVDRVAWNMLVEGYCRLGLIEDGKRVVEKMKESGLQPDVATYGSLANGIALARKPGEALLLWNEVKERREGSPALKPDEGLLDALADVCVRAAFFKKALEIVACMEECGILPNRAKYKRIYVEMHSRMFTSKHASRARQDRRAERKRAAEAFKFWLGLPNEYYGSEWRLEPLNGDGAVDEFEFGDSSES; encoded by the coding sequence atgatgatgatgatgatgcatcaCCTTCCATCAATCCCCTCCTCCATCCTCCCATCCTCTTCCTCCTTCAAACCCCTCaattcctcctcctcttcctccattcccatcaccaccaacaacaacaacaacaacatcacgGAATCCCAACTCCTCTCTCTCCTCCGCCAAAACAAAACCGACGAAGCCTACTCCGCTTACCTCCGGTGCACTCACCTCCCCGGATCCATCCCTCTCAGTCGTCTCCTCGCCCAACTCTCCTACCAACCCTCCCCTTCCTCCCTCTCCCGTGCCCTCTCCATCGTTCGCCGCCTTCGCTCCTCCAACCAGCTCCACCGCCTTGACTCCAACTCCCTCGGCCTCCTCGCCGTCGCCTCCTCCCGCTCCGGCAACCTCCGCTTCGCTCTTTCCCTCATCCACTTCATTCTCCGCTCCGGCTTTCTCCCCCACGTCAAAGCCTGGTCTGCCGTCGCCGCTCGCCTTGCCTCCTCCCCCGATGACGGCCCTTCCTCCGCCCTCCGCCTCTTTGATTCCATTCTCCACCGTCTCCGCTCTCTCCCTTCTCCCCTCTCCTCCGACTCCCTCCCCGACACTGCCGCCTTCAACGCCGCCCTCAACGCCGCCGCCAATCTCGGCGACATCCCTAAATTCCTCAACCTATTCGATGAAATGCCCCACTTTTCCGCCCGCCCTGACATCCTCACTCACAACATCCTCATCAAGCTTTGCGCCCGCGCTGAGCGCAGGGACCTTTTGCCCCTTGTGTTAATCCGCATCATTCGCTCAAAGCTCGTGCCTTGCATCACGACGCTGCACTCTCTTGTCGCCGCCTACGTCGGTCTCGGCGATCTCAACACCGCTGAGCTTCTTGTGCAGGCTATGCGCGATGGTCGGGCTGATATCCCGGCCATTCTCAGCTCCGCGAGTCATGCTCACAACCTGTTCGACGAATTTCCCGGTGAAACTCACAGGCATCTTGAGAAGCTAGTGATGAATTTTGAGCAcaaggatgatgatggtgatgatccTCCATTGATGCCAAAGACTTACAAGCCGGATTCAAGGATCTACACTACATTGATGAAAGGATACATGAACAAGGGCCATGTCGACGATGTCGTTAGAATGATCACAGCAATGCAGCGTGAGAATGATCCGGCCAGCCATCCTGACCATGTCACATATACAACTGTTATCTCAGCTCTTATGAAAGCCGGGGAGATGGATCGAGCACGGAAGGTGCTCGATGAAATGTCGATAGCCGGAGTTCCTGCTAATCGTGTTACTTACAATGTGTTGCTTAAAGGATACTGCCAAAAACTTCAGCTCGACAAGGCGAAGGAGTTGGCGAAGGAGATGTTGGAGCGGAAGGGGTTAGAGCCGAATGTGGtttcttataatattttgatCGATGGGTGCATTTTGTTGGATGATAGCGCCGGAGCGTTGGCTTATTTTAATGAAATGCGGGAGCGGGGGATTGCTCCGTCGAAAGTTAGCTACACGACGTTGATGAAGGCGTTTGCGTTGTCGGGCCAACCAAAGTTGGCTCatcaagtgtttgatgaaatggcGAAGGATAAGAGAGTGAAAGTAGATAGAGTTGCATGGAACATGTTAGTCGAAGGATACTGCAGACTAGGATTGATAGAGGACGGTAAGAGAGTTGTCGAGAAGATGAAGGAGAGTGGATTGCAACCCGATGTGGCAACATATGGAAGCCTGGCCAACGGCATTGCATTGGCAAGAAAGCCCGGGGAGGCGTTGTTGTTATGGAATGAGGTGAAAGAACGGCGTGAAGGATCTCCGGCTTTAAAACCAGATGAAGGATTGCTTGATGCATTGGCTGATGTTTGTGTAAGAGCGGCATTTTTCAAGAAGGCGTTGGAGATAGTAGCATGCATGGAGGAGTGTGGGATATTGCCGAATAGAGCAAAGTATAAGAGGATATATGTGGAGATGCATTCAAGGATGTTTACGAGTAAGCATGCATCGAGGGCGAGACAAGATAGGCGGGCTGAGCGGAAGAGGGCGGCCGAGGCGTTTAAGTTTTGGCTTGGGTTGCCGAATGAGTACTATGGGAGTGAATGGAGGCTTGAGCCATTGAATGGAGATGGAGCTGTGGATGAGTTCGAGTTCGGAGATTCATCAGAATCATAG
- the LOC120268852 gene encoding probable DNA helicase MCM8, producing MYRSPGEMIGVPASSSEPGAVVRVWPSYFPDVEFAMDDRRSKLVTELAGFFSSPQANHLISQVQDDCGLFFLQVDIQQFRKVCGVEEFYAALEIAPKEALLCMGAAVHMSLLLKEKNCPLEYTEKINIRLYNHPDAMITLKNLKAAYIGRLVSVRGTVVKVSTVRPLVMQMNFSCGKCGSVITRVFPDGKFSPPMICSVQGCKSRTFTPIRSTARPIDFQKIRLQEILNSESHEEGRVPRTVECELTEDLVDSCIPGDVVTVTGIVKVINNYMDVGGGKSKNKNQGLYYLYLEAVSVRNSKSQSASEDMQATNSEARATMLFDFHSFSPKDLEFIVKFFEEHGSDIFRQIIHSFCPSIYGHELVKAGITLALFGGVQKHSMDQNKVPVRGDIHVIIVGDPGLGKSQLLQAAAAVSPRGIYVCGNATTNAGLTVAVVKDSMTSDYAFEAGAMVLADRGLCCIDEFDKMSAEHQALLEAMEQQCVSVAKAGLVASLSARTSVLAAANPVGGHYNRAKTVNENLKMNAALLSRFDLIFILVDKPDELLDKRLSDHIMAFHSGNEKHQLQAKKLRRVFQHDRGVDFGVSNGSLASKLRLHPEKDKDFVPLPGSLLRKYIAYARNFVFPRMSRPASEILQKFYLRLRDHNTSADGTPITARQLESLVRLAEARARLDLREEITAQDAMDVVEIMKESLYDKYVDEHGHVDFGRSGGMSQQKEAKRFLSALHKQSELQQKDCFSISEIYSLADKISLRVPDIDTLVENLNSVGHLLKKGPRMYQVLSSSYSQSSRSRC from the exons ATGTACAGGTCGCCGGGAGAGATGATCGGTGTGCCGGCGTCATCGTCGGAGCCGGGCGCGGTGGTTAGGGTTTGGCCGAGTTACTTCCCCGATGTGGAGTTCGCCATGGATGATCGTAGGTCCAAGCTGGTTACTGAGCTCGCGGGCTTCTTCTCGTCTCCCCAGGCCAATCATCTCATCTCCCAG GTGCAAGATGACTGTGGTCTCTTTTTTCTACAAGTGGATATCCAACAATTCCGAAAAGTATGTGGAGTTGAAGAATTCTATGCAGCTTTAGAGATTGCACCTAAAGAAGCATTGTTATGCATGGGTGCCGCAGTCCACATG TCCCTGTTGTTGAAGGAAAAGAATTGTCCATTGGAGTATACGGAGAAGATAAACATTCGCTTATATAACCACCCTGATGCGATGATCactttgaaaaatttgaaagcTGCATATATTG GTAGGCTTGTTTCAGTGCGTGGGACTGTTGTCAAAGTGAGCACCGTCAGGCCTCTGGTGATGCAAATGAATTTTTCATGCGGGAAGTGTGGATCTGTCATTACGCGTGTATTTCCTGATGGAAAATTTTCACCACCAATGATCTGCAGTGTTCAAGGATGTAAAAGTAGAACTTTTACACCAATAAGATCTACTGCAAGGCCAattgattttcaaaaaataag GCTTCAGGAGATACTTAACTCAGAAAGCCATGAAGAAGGTCGGGTACCTCGAACTGTTGAATGTGAACTGACTGAAGATCTTGTTGATTCATGCATCCCTGGCGATGTTGTGACTGTTACTGGGATTGTAAAAGTAATCAACAATTACATGGATGTTGGTGGAG GTAAGTCCAAAAACAAGAATCAAGGGTTGTATTACCTATATTTGGAGGCAGTTTCTGTACGGAACTCAAAATCCCAGTCTGCTTCTGAAGATATGCAAGCTACCAATTCTGAAGCTAGGGCAACAATGCTGTttgattttcattcattttcaccAAAGGATTTGGAATTTATTGTTAAGTTTTTTGAGGAGCATGGCTCTGACATATTCCGTCAAATAATTCATTCCTTTTGTCCCTCCATATATGGGCATGAACTTGTTAAAG CTGGGATCACACTTGCACTATTTGGCGGTGTGCAAAAGCATTCAATGGATCAAAACAAAGTACCTGTTCGAGGAGATATCCATGTAATCATTGTTG GTGATCCTGGATTAGGTAAGAGCCAGCTTCTACAAGCAGCTGCCGCAGTTTCTCCCCGGGGAATATATGTCTGTGGCAATGCAACCACAAATGCTGGTCTAACAGTTGCTGTTGTCAAGGATTCTATGACCAGTGATTATGCTTTTGAAGCAG GTGCCATGGTGCTTGCAGATCGTGGATTGTGCTGTATTGACGAGTTTGACAAGATGTCTGCGGAACATCAG GCCCTGTTAGAAGCTATGGAACAACAATGTGTCTCTGTTGCAAAGGCTGGATTAGTAGCTAGTTTGTCCGCACGGACTTCTGTATTAGCGGCTGCAAATCCTGTTGGCGGTCATTACAA CCGTGCAAAAACTGTGAATGAAAACCTGAAAATGAATGCTGCTCTTCTCTCAAGATTTgatttgatcttcattttgGTAGATAAGCCAGATGAACTACTGGATAAGCGATTATCTGATCATATCATGGCA TTTCATTCAGGAAATGAGAAACATCAGTTGCAGGCAAAGAAGCTCCGAAGAG TGTTTCAACATGATAGAGGTGTGGACTTTGGAGTGTCAAATGGTTCTCTAGCTTCAAAACTGAGACTTCATCCTGAGAAAGACAAAGACTTTGTTCCCTTACCGGGTTCTCTTCTCCGCAAGTATATTGCATATGCAAGAAACTTTGTCTTCCCTAG GATGTCAAGACCAGCATCTGAAATTCTACAGAAGTTTTATTTGCGATTAAGAGACCATAATACTTCTGCTGACGGGACACCTATAACGGCACGGCAGTTGGAAAGTCTGGTGAGGTTGGCGGAAGCTCGTGCTCGGTTGGATTTAAGAGAAGAAATCACTGCCCAAGATGCTATG GATGTGGTCGAGATAATGAAAGAATCATTATATGACAAATACGTAGACGAgcatggccatgtggattttgGTCGGAGTGGTGGGATGAGTCAACAGAAGGAAGCCAAAAGATTTTTAAGTGCCCTTCATAAGCAATCTGAGTTGCAGCAAAAGGATTGTTTTTCGATTTCA GAGATATACAGTTTGGCTGATAAAATTAGCCTTCGAGTTCCCGATATTGATACTTTAGTGGAAAACTTGAACAGTGTTGGTCATCTACTAAAGAAAGGACCAAGGATGTATCAG GTCTTGTCATCATCTTACAGTCAATCATCAAGATCAAGATGCTAA
- the LOC120269274 gene encoding LOB domain-containing protein 1-like: MDSNETMTTFYNPSSSSSPSPATSPPPPPVIQSPCAACKILRRRCADKCILAPYFPPTDPLKFTTAHRVFGASNIIKLLQELPESQRADAVTSMVYEAKARIRDPVYGCAGVICHLQREVSDLQAQLAKAQAEIISMQGHQANLIALVCMEMDKHKQPLIHNSINLDHQSFEDDPYCFLDDISLWT, from the exons atGGATTCTAATGAAACAATGACAACATTCTAtaatccatcatcatcatcatcaccatcaccggCCACGTCTCCTCCGCCACCTCCGGTGATACAAAGCCCGTGTGCCGCTTGCAAGATACTCCGGCGAAGATGTGCCGATAAATGCATCCTCGCGCCGTATTTTCCTCCTACCGATCCTCTCAAGTTCACTACCGCTCACCGTGTTTTTGGAGCAAGTAATATAATCAAACTCCTTCAG GAACTTCCAGAGAGCCAAAGAGCAGATGCAGTGACTAGCATGGTATATGAAGCtaag gCAAGAATAAGAGATCCAGTTTATGGTTGTGCTGGAGTGATATGTCATTTGCAAAGGGAAGTTAGTGATCTGCAAGCACAATTAGCAAAAGCTCAAGCTGAAATAATTAGCATGCAAGGTCACCAAGCAAATCTTATTGCATTGGTGTGCATGGAAATGGATAAACATAAGCAACCTTTGATCCATAACTCCATTAATTTAGATCATCAAAGCTTTGAGGATGATccttattgtttccttgatgatATTAGTCTTTGGACATGA
- the LOC120268973 gene encoding mitochondrial substrate carrier family protein C, with product MVSGFDPVDSFLRAVKDVISPIESGFLHAAKSFESKNFEKFDRVGRSGKEKPGCDSGFVLVGNEEKRKEAFVVRVPIVPIFESLFPNSRKNELEKRTEKEVEEDRDALPAAWSFHINRFFQALPTPLMSAGRCFNNHSVKDDDLKSGRRGSDRKDSTRSSPEEFRKSGLGVGEALSIELLLSCLFFNVVKNLQFFHQEGSVEGGEQLSHLDRVKIITGIIKGKKADVDGFFSSLMFARVGGTPPSLVGAASTVKEVGEERGPSGDREEVENTPQKLASGLLNIPLSNVERLRSTLSTVSLTELIEFIPQLGRSSADHPDKKKLFSVQDFFRYAEAEGRRFFEELDRDGDGQVTLEDLEIAMRKRRLPRRYAKDFLRRTRSHLFSKSIGWRQFLTLMEQKEPTILRAYTTLCLSKSGTLQKNQILTSLKSAGLPASEDNASAMMRYLNADTGGSISYTHFRNFMLLLPSERLQDDPRSIWFEAATVVAVPPPVEISAENVLKSALAGGLASALSTSLLHPIDSMKTRVQASTLSFPELVSRLPQIGIRGLYRGSIPAILGQFSSHGVRTGIFEASKLVLVNVAPTLPDIQVQSLASFCSTILGTAVRIPCEVLKQRLQAGLFDNVGEAIIGTLRQDGLKGFFRGTGATLCREVPFYVAGMCLYAEAKKAAQNLLNRELEPWETIAVGALSGGLAAVVTTPFDVMKTRTMTAPQGVPVSMEMIAFSILRQEGPLGLFKGAVPRFFWIAPLGAMNFAGYELARKAMDKSEAASADQFQEKRTTTSR from the exons ATGGTTTCCGGCTTTGATCCGGTGGATTCGTTCCTCCGCGCGGTGAAGGACGTGATCTCGCCCATTGAATCCGGGTTCTTGCATGCCGCGAAGAGTTTTGAATCGAAGAACTTCGAGAAGTTTGATAGGGTCGGCCGATCGGGGAAGGAGAAGCCTGGGTGTGACTCGGGGTTCGTTTTGGTTGGGAATGAAGAGAAGAGGAAGGAGGCGTTTGTAGTTAGGGTTCCGATTGTACCCATTTTTGAATCGTTGTTTCCGAATTCGCGCAAGAATGAGCTGGAGAAGAGGACTGAGAAGGAGGTGGAGGAGGATCGGGATGCGTTGCCCGCCGCGTGGTCCTTTCATATCAATCGATTTTTTCAAGCTCTTCCCACCCCGTTGATGTCCGCCGGGCGGTGCTTCAACAACCATTCCGTGAAAGACGATGATTTGAAGTCCGGGCGAAGAGGATCTGATCGGAAGGACAGCACCCGGAGCTCGCCGGAGGAATTTAGAAAGTCCGGTTTGGGAGTAGGAGAAGCCCTGTCAATTGAATTGCTGCTAAGCTGTCTGTTCTTTAACGTTGTGAAAAATCTTCAGTTTTTCCATCAGGAAGGTAGTGTAGAGGGTGGTGAACAACTCTCGCATTTGGATCGTGTGAAAATAATCACTGGCATTATCAAAGGGAAGAAGGCGGATGTTGACGGCTTCTTCTCCAGCTTGATGTTTGCTAGGGTGGGAGGGACGCCCCCGAGTTTGGTCGGGGCGGCTTCTACAGTGAAGGAGGTAGGGGAGGAGCGAGGGCCGAGCGGTGATAGAGAGGAGGTGGAGAATACCCCTCAGAAGCTTGCTAGTGGTTTGCTGAACATTCCCTTATCGAATGTGGAGCGGTTGCGGTCCACATTGTCCACTGTCTCGTTGACGGAATTGATTGAGTTTATACCTCAGTTGGGGAGGTCGTCTGCTGACCATCCAGACAAGAAGAAACTGTTCTCCGTCCAGGACTTCTTTCGGTATGCTGAGGCCGAAG GAAGACGGTTTTTTGAGGAGTTAGATAGAGATGGTGATGGGCAGGTAACACTTGAAGATCTTGAGATTGCAATGAGAAAGAGAAGGCTGCCAAGGAGGTATGCAAAGGATTTTTTGCGTCGAACGAGGAGCCATTTGTTTTCTAAGTCAATTGGGTGGAGACAGTTTTTGACATTGATGGAGCAGAAGGAGCCAACCATTCTTCGAGCTTATACAACCCTGTGTTTGAGCAAGTCTGGCACCCTTCAAAAGAATCAAATTTTGACCTCTCTCAAAAGTGCAGGCCTTCCTGCCAGTGAGGATAATGCTTCTGCTATGATGCGATACCTGAATGCAGATACAGGAGGGTCTATTTCCTACACCCATTTTCGGAATTTCATGCTTCTTCTTCCATCTGAACGCCTTCAAGATGATCCTCG GAGCATCTGGTTTGAAGCTGCCACCGTTGTTGCTGTTCCTCCACCTGTAGAGATATCTGCTGAAAATGTTCTAAAATCTGCTTTGGCAGGAGGTCTTGCAAGTGCGCTGTCCACATCTTTGTTACACCCTATTGATTCAATGAAG ACACGTGTCCAAGCATCGACACTTTCATTTCCAGAACTTGTATCAAGACTCCCGCAAATTGGGATTCGTGGATTGTACAGGGGTTCCATCCCAGCTATCCTTGGGCAATTTTCAag TCACGGAGTTCGTACTGGCATCTTCGAAGCAAGCAAGCTTGTCTTGGTAAATGTTGCACCGACACTTCCAGATATTCAG GTGCAATCCTTAGCATCATTCTGCAGCACAATACTCGGCACAGCAGTCAGAATTCCATGTGAAGTATTGAAGCAAAGATTGCAAGCAGGTCTATTTGACAATGTTGGTGAGGCAATCATAGGCACGCTGCGTCAAGATGGTTTGAAAGGCTTCTTCCGGGGAACTGGTGCTACACTCTGCCGTGAGGTTCCATTCTATGTTGCCGGCATGTGCCTCTACGCCGAAGCAAAAAAG GCTGCTCAGAATCTTCTGAACCGGGAATTGGAGCCATGGGAAACTATAGCCGTGGGAGCATTATCCGGTGGTCTAGCTGCTGTTGTCACAACTCCTTTCGACGTGATGAAAACAAGGACAATGACAGCACCTCAAGGTGTGCCGGTATCAATGGAAATGATCGCATTCTCGATTCTCCGGCAAGAGGGGCCTCTTGGTCTCTTCAAGGGTGCTGTGCCCAGATTTTTCTGGATTGCTCCTCTCGGAGCAATGAATTTTGCCGGTTATGAACTAGCAAGGAAAGCAATGGACAAGAGTGAAGCTGCATCTGCTGATCAGTTTCAGGAAAAGAGAACTACCACTTCCAGGTGA